A window from Deltaproteobacteria bacterium encodes these proteins:
- a CDS encoding DNA mismatch repair endonuclease MutL, whose translation MMVPKAINVLQSHVVDQIAAGEVVERPSHLVKELVENSIDAGAREIEVEFDYGGRYVRVVDDGAGIVAEDLPKALARHATSKIQAADEIWSLQSFGFRGEALASIAAVSRLELQSRPRTSEKVSSGSASKIESDFGRIGEVMPSSGNFGTVVKISELFENVPARLKFMKSEVAEGAQIKNVLRAIAISHPSVGIRLRSKAQSGGSTGAKPEFAFKKGEDFLARCQTALGVKLHLAEGEFEGIEVKIAFSGPQDVTGNSKGLWFFVQDRWIQDRSLQAAVVESYRGLLMHGEFPVAAVKLKAPNGEVDVNIHPTKSAVKFRDPSRAFRAVARTLRSALEKAPWLDGSAKSGENTPSIHPAMGTSSGISRGSASASGAVQSYSVKDFSRPYQPNSEVVTPASLSFEFSSSDLLKTQVKEKTFPVLSVNTGVGVWSRLDVIGQADQTYIVCQEAGKIVFIDQHAAHERVAFERLMRAWKAKGQEGKLETQSLLIPILINIEDDQLEALMKHQSDLHQIGFSIEQVGPRTVAVQELPVILKEAVVAKALKDVASASLDRGGSFLIEEKIGDIFATMACHSVVRAGQTLSREQMRELLNQMDEFPMSSFCPHGRPVSVEYPFSKLERDFGRTV comes from the coding sequence ATGATGGTACCCAAAGCTATCAATGTTTTGCAGTCTCATGTGGTCGATCAAATCGCGGCCGGTGAAGTTGTCGAGCGCCCGTCGCACTTGGTGAAAGAGCTAGTTGAAAACTCGATCGATGCCGGGGCGCGCGAAATAGAAGTCGAATTCGATTATGGTGGCCGGTATGTGCGGGTAGTTGATGATGGCGCTGGAATTGTCGCTGAAGATTTACCTAAAGCGTTGGCGAGACACGCGACCAGCAAGATTCAGGCAGCCGATGAGATTTGGTCGTTGCAAAGTTTTGGCTTTCGCGGAGAGGCGCTGGCTTCTATTGCGGCGGTCAGTCGATTGGAGCTTCAATCAAGACCGCGAACTTCCGAAAAGGTCTCGTCAGGCTCGGCTTCCAAAATTGAGTCTGATTTTGGCCGGATCGGAGAGGTCATGCCAAGTTCCGGTAATTTCGGAACGGTCGTCAAAATCAGTGAACTGTTCGAAAATGTTCCGGCCCGCCTTAAGTTTATGAAGTCCGAAGTTGCCGAAGGCGCTCAAATTAAAAACGTTTTGAGAGCGATTGCAATCAGCCATCCTTCGGTAGGAATACGACTTCGCTCGAAAGCGCAATCGGGCGGAAGCACTGGTGCTAAACCTGAGTTTGCATTTAAAAAGGGTGAAGACTTTCTAGCGCGTTGCCAAACGGCGCTGGGAGTAAAGTTACATTTGGCTGAGGGGGAGTTTGAAGGAATCGAAGTTAAAATCGCTTTTTCAGGCCCGCAAGACGTCACAGGAAATTCGAAGGGACTTTGGTTTTTCGTGCAGGACCGATGGATTCAAGATCGTTCGCTTCAAGCGGCAGTCGTCGAAAGCTATCGTGGCCTATTGATGCACGGCGAATTTCCCGTGGCCGCCGTTAAACTAAAAGCTCCCAATGGTGAAGTAGATGTGAACATACATCCCACGAAATCGGCGGTAAAGTTTCGCGATCCTTCTCGGGCTTTCCGGGCTGTCGCTAGAACACTTCGGTCCGCTCTTGAAAAAGCACCTTGGTTAGATGGAAGCGCAAAGTCGGGTGAAAACACGCCAAGTATTCACCCAGCTATGGGCACCAGCAGCGGCATAAGTAGGGGATCGGCGTCTGCGAGTGGTGCCGTACAAAGCTACTCAGTAAAAGACTTTAGCCGACCCTATCAGCCCAACAGCGAAGTTGTAACCCCTGCGTCGCTCTCGTTCGAATTTTCTTCGTCCGATTTGTTAAAGACTCAAGTAAAAGAGAAAACGTTTCCGGTACTGTCGGTGAACACCGGCGTCGGCGTCTGGTCTCGCTTGGATGTTATCGGGCAAGCTGACCAGACTTACATCGTTTGTCAGGAAGCTGGGAAAATTGTTTTTATCGATCAGCACGCAGCCCATGAGCGTGTTGCGTTCGAGAGATTAATGAGAGCGTGGAAGGCGAAGGGACAAGAGGGTAAACTGGAAACTCAAAGTCTGCTTATTCCAATATTGATTAATATCGAAGACGATCAGTTGGAAGCGTTAATGAAGCATCAGAGTGATCTTCACCAGATTGGGTTTTCGATTGAGCAAGTCGGGCCACGAACCGTTGCTGTACAAGAGCTTCCCGTGATCTTGAAGGAAGCCGTCGTTGCAAAAGCACTGAAGGATGTGGCAAGTGCTTCGCTTGACCGCGGGGGAAGTTTTTTGATCGAAGAAAAGATTGGCGATATATTTGCGACCATGGCTTGTCATTCAGTCGTGCGTGCAGGGCAA
- a CDS encoding polyprenol monophosphomannose synthase: MRALVIIPTYNELENVRPLTAEIFKTVDAAIGSGELNGLQFEALIVDDNSPDRTDDAVRDIQKTSSFGSRLSLLSRPGKQGLGKAYLAGFAWGLERGFDVLVEMDADFSHRPVDLVKLLKAMLDGADFAVGSRYVEGGGTRNWGLGRKIISRGGSLYSRTILGHPLNDWTGGFNAWKASTLKGIGLERVKSEGYSFQIELKYRSLEAGFKGREVPIHFEDRRVGQSKMNARIVFEAFGRVWGMRFG; encoded by the coding sequence ATGCGAGCTCTCGTAATTATTCCTACCTACAATGAACTGGAAAACGTCCGTCCGCTGACGGCGGAAATCTTTAAGACCGTCGATGCTGCGATCGGCAGTGGAGAATTGAACGGACTTCAGTTCGAAGCTCTAATCGTGGACGATAACTCTCCTGATCGGACCGATGATGCTGTTCGAGACATTCAGAAAACCTCTTCGTTCGGCTCGAGGCTGAGTCTTTTATCGCGCCCCGGAAAGCAGGGTTTAGGAAAAGCCTACCTGGCGGGCTTTGCGTGGGGGCTCGAGCGAGGTTTCGACGTCTTGGTTGAAATGGACGCCGACTTTTCTCATCGCCCGGTCGATTTAGTCAAATTGTTGAAAGCCATGTTAGATGGCGCAGATTTCGCTGTCGGTTCGCGCTACGTTGAAGGCGGCGGAACGCGGAACTGGGGACTCGGTCGAAAAATTATCAGTCGTGGTGGAAGCCTATATAGTCGAACAATCTTGGGTCACCCGCTGAATGATTGGACGGGTGGTTTCAATGCCTGGAAAGCGTCAACGCTGAAAGGGATCGGACTCGAGCGAGTAAAGTCAGAAGGCTATAGTTTTCAGATTGAACTTAAGTACCGCAGTCTCGAAGCCGGATTCAAAGGCCGAGAAGTTCCCATTCACTTTGAAGATCGCCGAGTTGGCCAAAGCAAGATGAATGCGAGAATAGTATTTGAAGCCTTTGGACGAGTTTGGGGCATGCGCTTCGGATGA
- the dut gene encoding dUTP diphosphatase produces MGSTANRGFAFLKVPLKIKTLPNFKGELPRYETTYASGLDVRAALDEVMILQPMARVMVPTGLSMEIPPGYEIQVRPRSGLAAKQGITVLNTPGTVDADYRGEVKVIVINLSDKAVEIRDQDRIAQFVLCPVVQADIQVVDELSSTDRGAGGFGSTGVRN; encoded by the coding sequence ATGGGATCGACTGCCAATCGGGGCTTTGCGTTTCTTAAAGTACCATTGAAAATCAAAACACTTCCTAATTTCAAGGGTGAGCTCCCGCGCTATGAGACGACCTACGCGTCTGGTCTCGACGTGAGAGCTGCGCTTGACGAGGTTATGATCCTTCAGCCTATGGCTCGTGTGATGGTTCCAACAGGGCTCTCGATGGAAATTCCCCCGGGTTACGAAATCCAGGTTCGCCCTCGAAGTGGCTTAGCGGCCAAACAGGGTATTACTGTTTTAAATACTCCGGGAACTGTCGACGCTGATTATCGCGGCGAGGTGAAAGTGATTGTGATTAACCTTAGCGACAAGGCGGTCGAGATTCGGGATCAAGACCGAATTGCTCAGTTTGTTTTGTGCCCCGTTGTTCAAGCGGATATACAAGTCGTTGATGAGCTTTCGAGCACCGATCGTGGCGCCGGAGGGTTTGGTTCAACTGGCGTACGCAACTAA
- a CDS encoding insulinase family protein: protein MVSKNPWTKYRYKKSTLPSGVRVVTENHPSAVAVSIGVFVSKGTRDEAKDEAGLAHFVEHMVFKGTKNRNAFEISRDMEEVGADINAFTSREGTSFVAFGLPEYLPRYVDVLCDVVTRPTFTANDVTMEKDVVIQEIRSSEDQLDDCVYDRHFENAFKGSTLALPILGSMESISSMTRERVLKFYRRQYVNQNMVIAAAGRVDHDSLCALVNKHVGELRGTTKQELPAGTALGSVDAQRFTKVIRRRAEQAHILVGTKSPGFRDHQRFESIMLNGMLGGGLTSRLYQEVRENRGLAYSVYSHLYSFVDAGTMMMYAATEPTKAPEALSVIFEELTKLRTGGFDKEELEMVRAQVRSATILGSDDPESRMQSIAINEQVFGRYRSLDEVLTEYSRVKSENVREMANEVLRTDSLGVTIMGPMPEKPMAEWIEKQRTKWSKAGRSGKGSQMSAAAKARSKKTRAKRSKTKGSRVKLLRSSKVKLKLT, encoded by the coding sequence ATGGTGAGTAAGAATCCTTGGACGAAGTATCGGTATAAAAAGTCGACGCTTCCAAGTGGCGTAAGGGTGGTTACCGAAAACCACCCAAGCGCTGTTGCGGTTTCGATTGGTGTATTCGTCAGCAAAGGAACCCGCGACGAAGCCAAAGACGAAGCGGGGCTGGCTCACTTCGTTGAGCACATGGTCTTTAAAGGCACAAAGAATCGCAATGCCTTTGAAATCTCGAGAGATATGGAAGAAGTGGGTGCTGATATCAATGCGTTCACCTCTCGCGAGGGCACGTCGTTTGTCGCCTTTGGCCTTCCAGAATACTTGCCTCGATATGTTGATGTCCTGTGTGATGTCGTAACCCGCCCTACATTTACTGCTAACGACGTGACGATGGAAAAAGATGTCGTCATTCAAGAAATTCGCTCGAGCGAAGATCAGTTGGATGATTGCGTTTATGATCGACATTTCGAGAATGCATTCAAGGGATCGACATTGGCACTTCCGATTTTAGGCTCGATGGAGTCAATCTCGTCGATGACCAGGGAGCGAGTTTTAAAGTTTTATCGTCGCCAATATGTAAACCAAAACATGGTCATAGCGGCTGCGGGACGTGTCGACCATGACTCACTTTGTGCGTTGGTGAATAAACACGTGGGCGAGCTCCGCGGAACCACGAAACAAGAGCTTCCTGCAGGGACAGCTTTGGGTTCCGTCGATGCGCAACGCTTCACTAAGGTGATTCGCAGGCGCGCTGAACAGGCTCATATTCTTGTCGGTACAAAGTCGCCTGGTTTTCGAGATCATCAGCGATTTGAATCGATAATGCTGAATGGAATGTTAGGCGGAGGTTTAACTTCGCGCCTTTACCAGGAGGTTCGAGAAAATCGAGGTCTTGCTTATTCGGTCTATTCGCATCTGTATTCTTTTGTAGATGCAGGAACTATGATGATGTACGCGGCCACCGAACCAACGAAAGCCCCTGAGGCGCTTTCCGTCATTTTTGAGGAGCTCACCAAGCTTCGAACCGGTGGTTTTGATAAAGAAGAGTTGGAAATGGTTCGAGCGCAAGTTCGCTCGGCGACAATTCTTGGTTCTGATGATCCTGAAAGTCGGATGCAATCCATTGCCATTAACGAACAAGTTTTCGGCCGCTATCGTTCACTTGACGAAGTCCTCACGGAATACAGTCGGGTAAAGTCCGAAAATGTGCGGGAAATGGCCAATGAGGTTTTACGCACGGATTCTTTAGGTGTCACGATCATGGGTCCGATGCCTGAAAAACCCATGGCAGAGTGGATCGAAAAGCAACGAACTAAATGGTCGAAGGCTGGGCGATCTGGAAAAGGTTCTCAGATGTCAGCGGCAGCAAAAGCGCGAAGTAAGAAGACGCGGGCGAAGCGTTCCAAGACTAAGGGATCGCGAGTAAAGCTACTTCGATCTTCAAAAGTGAAATTGAAACTGACGTAA
- the pnp gene encoding polyribonucleotide nucleotidyltransferase has translation MSSLTFNTQTVTTTVGGKAITIETGRLAKQADGAVLVTSGNNMVLVTVVSSKKESTLDFFPLTVEYQEKFYATGKIPGGYFKREGRPTGNATLTARLIDRPIRPCFPEGYRYETQVVATTLSYDGTFPIEMLASIGVSAALHISDIPFNGPTCAIQIGRIGGQFVLNPSAIQLEGADMDIVIAGTRNGILMVEGESQFISEADALAALKFGHQSMTPIMDAIDELRKKTGSKPKRVFTPPAMDTDFEATVTAFLEPKINAALRIREKMARYAAADEAKKEAKAKFVDSVTDEKAQAKRAKELGTIVENIKYKAARLMILDDKIRIDGRDMKTVRPIACEVAILPRAHGSGLFTRGETQVLGTVTLGTGDDEQMIDALGGMVKKKFLLHYNFPPFSVGETGRMGGQSRREIGHGNLAERAIKAVIPDQEKFPYTIRIVSEVLESNGSSSMGTVCSGIMALLDAGVPIKGNVAGIAMGLIKEGDRVAVLTDILGDEDHLGDMDFKVAGTREGITSLQMDIKIDSISFAVMEQALTQARDGRLHILGEMEKAITRPRGEISPYAPRIETIQIKPEKVREVIGAGGKVIKAIVEETGVKIDIEDDGRIHIASSDPLKTKRAIEIIQGICAEAEVGRVYNGRVVKIMDFGAFVEIMPNNQGLLHISEISNERIRQVTDVLKEGDLIDVKVLDIDRAGRIKLSRRAILTDAPN, from the coding sequence ATGTCATCACTCACGTTTAACACTCAGACCGTTACGACTACCGTTGGTGGCAAAGCCATCACAATTGAAACCGGCCGCCTAGCGAAACAAGCTGATGGCGCCGTATTGGTGACATCTGGCAACAACATGGTTCTTGTGACGGTCGTGTCGTCAAAGAAAGAATCGACCCTCGATTTCTTTCCGTTAACAGTCGAGTATCAAGAAAAATTCTACGCGACAGGGAAGATTCCTGGCGGCTATTTCAAACGCGAAGGTCGACCAACTGGCAACGCGACGCTCACAGCCCGTTTGATCGATCGCCCAATTCGTCCTTGTTTCCCAGAAGGGTACCGCTACGAAACGCAAGTCGTTGCGACAACTCTCTCGTATGATGGCACATTCCCAATTGAAATGTTGGCGTCGATCGGCGTTTCAGCAGCTCTTCATATTTCTGACATCCCTTTCAATGGTCCAACTTGCGCCATTCAAATCGGTCGCATCGGTGGTCAATTTGTATTGAATCCTTCTGCTATTCAGCTTGAAGGCGCAGACATGGATATCGTGATCGCTGGAACGCGAAACGGGATCTTAATGGTCGAAGGCGAATCGCAGTTTATTTCTGAAGCGGATGCATTGGCGGCACTTAAATTCGGTCATCAGTCGATGACTCCAATTATGGATGCGATTGACGAACTTCGAAAGAAAACTGGTTCGAAGCCAAAGCGTGTTTTCACCCCGCCCGCAATGGACACAGATTTCGAAGCGACAGTGACCGCGTTCCTTGAGCCAAAAATCAATGCGGCTCTTCGCATTCGGGAAAAAATGGCGCGCTATGCAGCCGCCGACGAAGCGAAGAAAGAAGCGAAAGCGAAATTCGTCGATTCTGTAACTGACGAAAAGGCTCAAGCGAAACGCGCCAAAGAACTTGGAACTATCGTAGAAAACATCAAGTACAAAGCCGCTCGATTGATGATCTTAGACGACAAGATTCGAATTGATGGTCGTGATATGAAAACTGTTCGCCCGATCGCTTGCGAAGTTGCGATCCTTCCGCGTGCGCACGGTTCGGGATTGTTTACTCGCGGTGAGACTCAAGTTTTGGGCACCGTGACTCTTGGCACAGGTGATGACGAGCAAATGATCGACGCGCTTGGCGGCATGGTGAAGAAGAAATTCCTTCTTCACTATAACTTTCCACCATTCTCGGTTGGCGAAACAGGCCGCATGGGTGGACAAAGCCGTCGTGAAATCGGCCACGGAAACTTGGCTGAACGCGCGATCAAAGCTGTCATCCCAGATCAAGAAAAGTTTCCATACACGATCCGAATCGTGAGCGAAGTTTTGGAATCAAACGGATCGTCTTCGATGGGTACAGTCTGTTCTGGAATCATGGCGCTTCTTGATGCCGGCGTTCCGATCAAAGGAAACGTCGCGGGAATCGCGATGGGTCTTATCAAAGAAGGCGACCGAGTTGCAGTTTTGACGGATATCTTAGGCGACGAAGATCATTTGGGCGATATGGATTTCAAAGTTGCGGGAACGCGCGAAGGAATCACGTCACTGCAGATGGACATCAAGATCGACTCGATCTCGTTCGCAGTGATGGAGCAAGCTCTTACTCAAGCACGAGATGGCCGTTTGCACATCTTAGGTGAGATGGAAAAAGCGATTACACGTCCGCGTGGCGAAATCAGCCCTTATGCACCAAGAATTGAAACGATCCAGATCAAGCCAGAAAAAGTGCGCGAAGTCATCGGCGCCGGCGGAAAAGTGATCAAAGCGATTGTTGAAGAAACGGGTGTGAAGATCGACATCGAAGATGATGGTCGCATTCATATCGCATCTTCAGATCCACTGAAAACAAAACGTGCGATCGAAATCATTCAGGGAATTTGTGCGGAAGCAGAAGTAGGCCGCGTTTACAACGGCCGAGTCGTGAAGATTATGGACTTCGGTGCGTTTGTTGAAATCATGCCGAATAACCAAGGCCTTCTGCACATTTCTGAAATCTCGAACGAACGTATTCGTCAGGTGACGGATGTTCTTAAAGAGGGTGATCTGATTGACGTAAAGGTTCTTGATATTGACCGCGCAGGTCGCATTAAGCTTTCTCGTCGCGCTATTCTCACCGACGCACCAAACTGA